Proteins encoded within one genomic window of Leeia speluncae:
- a CDS encoding retropepsin-like aspartic protease family protein, with amino-acid sequence MKIVKLLHRVSQFLLAFGLAGVASAQNVQLIGVMPNMGVFKIDGVGPKSIRIGQSYNGVKVVSASGDSAVIEIDGKRSTIRLGDAGFSSDTNASSGQKTTLTADSNGHFVTTIAINGRPVEAVVDTGATVISIGRSQAEQMGIKYQNAPQAVFGTANGSIRAWMVKFDTVRVGNITLYQVEGSVNESNMPIVLLGMSFLNRVEMKRSNGQLELIKR; translated from the coding sequence TTGAAGATTGTTAAATTACTGCACCGTGTAAGTCAATTTTTGCTAGCGTTCGGGCTAGCTGGTGTTGCTTCTGCTCAAAATGTTCAACTGATTGGCGTCATGCCTAATATGGGCGTGTTTAAAATCGATGGAGTAGGGCCAAAGTCTATTCGAATTGGGCAAAGCTACAATGGTGTCAAAGTCGTTTCGGCGAGTGGCGATAGCGCTGTCATTGAGATTGATGGAAAACGTTCAACTATCCGATTGGGCGATGCAGGGTTTTCAAGCGATACAAACGCAAGTAGCGGACAAAAAACCACGCTGACTGCTGATTCGAATGGCCATTTCGTAACGACAATTGCCATCAATGGAAGACCTGTTGAAGCAGTCGTAGATACGGGAGCAACTGTCATTTCGATTGGTCGTTCTCAAGCAGAACAAATGGGAATCAAATATCAAAATGCGCCCCAGGCCGTATTTGGTACAGCGAATGGGTCTATTCGCGCTTGGATGGTTAAATTCGATACAGTGCGTGTAGGAAACATCACTCTCTATCAGGTTGAAGGAAGTGTCAATGAATCTAACATGCCAATTGTGTTGCTGGGGATGAGTTTCTTAAACCGTGTCGAAATGAAACGCAGCAATGGTCAACTTGAGTTGATAAAGCGCTAA
- a CDS encoding TIGR02450 family Trp-rich protein: MANLSLNPKKLMRSKWTAVTPQNKEKHFLVIEVITPEDGSPIRQIVLEAILTKRTWTMDWEQLEDTSRWIQGWR, encoded by the coding sequence ATGGCAAATCTCTCTCTTAACCCCAAAAAACTGATGCGATCGAAATGGACTGCAGTCACCCCGCAGAACAAAGAAAAGCACTTTTTGGTGATCGAGGTAATTACGCCAGAAGACGGTAGCCCTATTCGTCAAATTGTCTTAGAGGCAATTTTAACGAAAAGGACTTGGACGATGGATTGGGAGCAATTAGAAGATACAAGCAGGTGGATTCAAGGTTGGCGCTAA